The Oncorhynchus masou masou isolate Uvic2021 chromosome 25, UVic_Omas_1.1, whole genome shotgun sequence DNA window TTGTCTGATAAGTGATAGTGGTTACAATCATTTCAACAAAGCCCTGCTCTCATTATGTAGCAGTTGACACAAGTCACAACTTATTCAATAAAAAATAGAAACCTAAAGCAGACATATATACAGCCCTAAAGTCCATTATTATCCCTGTACCTCAAATGAGATGTGCCCCAAAAAATGTCTTGTCTTCTTGAAGGAGCATCAACTCATGGTACCTGTCCTCGTTACTCACTCTAAGCCTGTCCCCAGCTTTTAGTTTAAACACTCCGGATGTGCGTGGAGACTTTTCCCAGTAAGGAACCACTGAGTCCTCCTCCATGCAGCCCTCTGAGCCAGGGGGCCCACTGCAGTACACTGTATCAGATGCTGTTAGGAGTTCTCTGTTATTCTTGTAGTTCATTGCAAACAGGATCACCCTCTGGGAGAGGATGAAAACAGGGCCCTCTTTGCTACACACAAAGTGACTAGGTCTTCGGAAGGTGATCTGCAGGTAAACCTCGTACACGCCATCTTTCGGTACGATGAGGTCGCCGTCATCATACTCAAAGTCGCTGAGGTGAGCAAGTCCAAGTTTGTCCTCCCATTCAAGGTATTCCCTCTTCGAATCATTAAATGAGGCTGGAGCTGGAGGAGTGACAAGGAGGACATTACCTTTAAGCCTAGTCTTATTGGTCTTTCAAGCAGTAATATCACGAATAGTGCAGGTATCATAATTGTACCTGTCAGATGAGCACTTGGATTGGTTCTAACTTGCTGCTGCTGAAGACTGCCTATATGGAGGGATAAAATAGACAGTgtgaggatgaggatgatgacgatgatgattaTAATAATATCATGAcaaccataataataataataatcatcagGTTTTACCTATAGAATAGCTTCCCGCTGAAGTGAGCTACAAATAAAAACACAAGATCCATTCAGATTTACTGTGTATAATAGTCTGCAAGATACACCACAGCTCTCTACAATTAGAGTGACAAGCGTTTTCTGATCTCTCTAATAATTATATACATTTACTTTAGGCTACTGGGCCTAACAGTTTCGATTCTTACCACACACAAAAATAAGCTTACCTGGTTGCCCGCTGCTTTATGTTGATATGCGTGTAGTAGGAGTGCAGCACACGACAGAAGTATAGAGACAAACGCAGCGAACCGAGTGAGGCACACTGACAGCACTTCATCTCTGCGGCTCACCCGGGAATAAAGAATCCTGTCACTCTTCGCACGATGACACTGGATCACATAGCGAACCTCTTCATTGGCAGCGGCTGTCATGATCAGTAGGGAGTGAGTACGACTCAATAGATTTTGCCGTTCAAGTCCGACGTTTATAAATCTTGTCGCCCACGTTCCACCTACAGTCAGGGTATCGTGTAAACGTGTTGTCTCAATCTGTGAGTTTCAGTGTAGGGCCTGTAGTGGCCAATTTTTCATGTAACACTTAACTTCCTGTTTAGACATTGAACTTGATTCGACTGAATAGGAACCGAGCCATACCACAAACCAAAATATTGTTGTAAACATCGTGACTCAACAGCAATGGATTTAAGGTAATTGTATTTTTTCTCAAATTGTTACAGGATTCAAATTTCAATCAAGTTTAAAATATAATCTTTCGAAATGTTCAATAAATAATAGGTCATTAAATAAATCCGTACGAAAAAAGAGTGCAGTCAGAGTTAggtataactgcagtacactaTGCTGGAAATATTGCCTCCAAAATAACCCTCAAAATGTACTGCAGTAATTTTGCAGTAAAACTGTACTTACAGTGCAGTATAACTGAACTGCAATACACTGCAAAATACCACAGTGCACTGCAGTTACagcacttttactgcagttttAAAACAGCAATATATTTTGTAAAGGGATAAGTCATCCAATCAAAGCAAAAAAATAGACCAAATTAAAAGTGTCTTTTCATGGTTTGTTTTTTGTTTAAGTTACTGCTCTTTATTGACCATAACTGGCAGTAGACATGCTCAGTCTTCATTGTCACAACACCAGTGGTGGCTGGTGCCACTTAAaatggggaggatgggctcatagtaatggctggaacggaatgaaTGGAAGGGTCTCAGACTCAAAAAACacctggtttccatgtgttttatACTATTCCATTGACTCCGTTCATTATTATGAGTCACCCTCCCATCACTAGCCTCCTCTGAACAGAACACATAGGTCACGTTCGCCTGTTCAGACCTTGCACGCATCAACCAATGATTGCGTGTGCCATTGGGcaccagattgctataacatatgatGTGATTAGCGATAGATTAAAATATCTATCTAGATGTTGTAAGCTCTGGCATGCATCAGCAATGCCTGGGGCAGAGGAATGTTCCCTAAACACTGGCTGACACTCTCATGGTTGTAAAAAATTAACTGTGTATAAACCACGCCTCCAAATATTCAAATGAGCCGTCAATCTAGATCACCTGGCCAGGCTGGAACGACCGGTGTAATGATACTAATGGTTTCTACAGTTGTGGCTGGAGGAATACAGGTCCATCCAGATGCCAGTGGAACTTCCAAACCCAATGGAACTTCTCTCAGGTGTTGGAGGGTCTCGGTCTTCTGGGAGTGAACCTCCCCCACTGCCTCACGAACAGCTCAAATGACATGGGCTTGAAGGGAACTGGGTACAAGGAACTGCCAGACCTACGCATCACACGTAATCTCCTTCCATACCTGAAACACAACCCCATTGTGAAGGGCCAGGCAGTCCCATTGTGAGTAGTAGGCCTAGGCAGATTCTGGCCAACCTCCAGTCAGCCCCACACAACTGCCAACACTAGGTGAGTTTCCTTGTTTTCTCTGAAAGTCCTACTCATCCAAAACCTCCAAGGGGATATTCACCCTGTCTGCCACATGGATGATGACCCTGACCATCTGCTGGGAAACACTCAATACGTGGGGGTCTAGCTGCATGGTCCTCTCCTAGCCGGCTGCTGCCCGAGCTGGTAGCTCCCACTGACAGTGCACCAGCTGAGGTGGAGCTACTGCTACACAGTACCGGGCCAAGTACACATGAAAACATTTAGCTGTGTTGCCACTTATGCCCACAAAAAGGATGCCAAAATGAATTAAGTTATGTAAGTTAAAGCTAGAATTCTTAATCTAATCAATAACGAAGAACTCCCCACCACCTGTTTTGCAAAAAaaagggatggggctggagaaattttgccacactcaaattcatagatcaagctatggatgcaaggactgactatCCACTATACACTAAAttaccaaaagtatatggacacctgctcgttgaacaccTCATTCCAAAATCGTGGGCAtttatatggagttggttccccctttgctgctataaacagcctccactcttctgggaaggctttccactagatgttggaacattgctgcggggacttgcttctattcagccacaagagcattagtgaggttgggcactggtgttgggcgattaggcctagcttgtagttggcgttccaattcatcccaaaggttttcgatggggttgaggtcaggactctgtgcaggcaagtcaatttcttccacaccgatctcgacaaaccatttctgtatggacctcactttgtgcacggggccattgtcatgctaaaaaaggaaaaggccttccccaaactgttgcaacaaagttggaagcacagaatggtctagaatgtcattgtatgtgctgtaacattaagatttcccttcactggaactaaggggcctcacccgaaccatgaaaaactgccccagaccattattattCTTCTTGCGTCTGCCAAACctagatttgtccgtcagactacCAGATGgggaagtgtgattcatcactccagagaacacatttccacggCTCCGGAGTCCAGTgatggtgagctttacaccactccagccgacgcttggcattgcatctggtgatcttaggcttgtgtgcggctgcttacCGTGGAAACCCATTACATGAAGCTTCCGACAGACAGTTCTTGTCTTGACGTTgcttatacacctgtcagcaatgggtgtggttgaaatagctgaatccactcatttgaatgggTGTGTGCATACTTTTGTAGATATAGTGTATCAaatgtatagttttaaccatgttgaggctacacagtggttgtttacatttacattgtttacaaacattggagtaaatcaggcttatattttgggttctgatgatgTTCAACAGCTGAACTAAGGTGATGAGAGATTTATAATCTTCTTCAAGCATCAATGGATATGTATATAATTCATTTAAGTCCAAAAGTTGATGTAGCAACTACGGATTCTAGCTTTAATAAGAAGACATTCAGAGCAGTCTTCTCTGTTGAACTAAGGCTcgtgagtggcgcagcggtctaaggcactgcatctcagtgcttgaggcgtcactacaaacaccctggttcaaatccaggctgtatcgtgattgggagtcccatagggtggtgcacgattggcccagcgtcgtccgggttaggccgtcattgtaaataagaatttgttcataactgacttgcctcgataaataaaataaaaatacacttCATTAGCACTGAAATGActcaaacacagaaacacagctgCTGTGAAAGGATAACAAACTAAAACTCCAGGTTGGGTAAACATGCAAATATAAAGGAGCTAAACACAGTTACAGACGAACCA harbors:
- the LOC135514241 gene encoding tumor necrosis factor ligand superfamily member 6-like, translated to MTAAANEEVRYVIQCHRAKSDRILYSRVSRRDEVLSVCLTRFAAFVSILLSCAALLLHAYQHKAAGNQLTSAGSYSIGSLQQQQVRTNPSAHLTAPASFNDSKREYLEWEDKLGLAHLSDFEYDDGDLIVPKDGVYEVYLQITFRRPSHFVCSKEGPVFILSQRVILFAMNYKNNRELLTASDTVYCSGPPGSEGCMEEDSVVPYWEKSPRTSGVFKLKAGDRLRVSNEDRYHELMLLQEDKTFFGAHLI